From one Triticum urartu cultivar G1812 chromosome 3, Tu2.1, whole genome shotgun sequence genomic stretch:
- the LOC125547718 gene encoding uncharacterized protein LOC125547718 produces MEPPEDGELAALLPEDVLVDVLRRVTGPRSLAVSRCVCKAWRAIIDGEGLLRRQLPFSGIFICFRRLCLPEFFSRPASAGQPAISGKLDFLPRATELRPHGNCYIEDHCNGLLLLQGTYIDYHYVLNPATRWWNTLPLCLDNCTGGIVRGDYYLAFDPTVSCHYQVFQIPSLRWGKDEIDPLEETSEWPPSPYILHVFSSRRGCWEERLFVREGDAAGTVAKARVLFEGQRNSVYWRGSLYVRCQSDFVMRISLSEDKYSVIKPPMDIGWSSYLGLSEKGVYCASFVENTHIRVYALTESCDQFEWILKNDYDLKPVQMFDGQVNGPWILEDINYEKFRSHLPNINKEEVIQEKFEWNSDDDDFHENLDIVEVQHRPYFEIEVLGFHPYKEILFLSRSEDCKLNAMAFAYHLNSFKVENLGSIYPTGHDYFSCSIPNESHEIDSFPYTPCWIEETPERVN; encoded by the exons ATGGAACCACCGGAAGACGGAGAACTGGCGGCGCTTCTCCCTGAGGACGTGCTCGTCGATGTGCTCCGTCGCGTGACGGGGCCGCGCTCGCTCGCCGTGTCGCGCTGCGTGTGCAAAGCGTGGCGGGCCATCATCGACGGCGAGGGACTCCTGCGCAGGCAGCTCCCGTTCAGCGGCATCTTCATCTGCTTCAGGAGGCTATGTCTGCCCGAGTTCTTCTCGCGCCCCGCGTCCGCGGGTCAGCCTGCTATCAGCGGCAAGCTCGATTTCCTGCCCAGGGCCACTGAACTTCGCCCCCATGGCAACTGCTACATCGAGGATCACTGTAATGGACTCCTCTTGCTCCAAGGGACCTACATCGATTATCACTACGTGCTTAACCCTGCCACGCGATGGTGGAACACTCTGCCCTTATGCCTGGACAATTGTACCGGGGGAATCGTCCGTGGTGATTATTATCTGGCCTTTGATCCCACGGTGTCATGCCACTACCAGGTGTTTCAGATCCCTTCTTTGCGATGGGGTAAAGACGAGATTGACCCTTTAGAGGAGACGTCCGAATGGCCTCCATCTCCATATATCTTGCATGTATTCTCTTCAAGGAGAGGCTGTTGGGAGGAGAGGCTGTTTGTTCGAGAAGGAGATGCCGCAGGAACAGTTGCAAAGGCGCGTGTGCTCTTTGAGGGCCAACGAAACTCGGTCTATTGGCGTGGATCCCTTTATGTGCGTTGTCAAAGTGATTTTGTTATGAG AATATCTTTGTCTGAAGATAAGTACAGTGTGATTAAGCCACCAATGGATATTGGGTGGAGCAGTTATCTAGGATTATCTGAAAAAGGTGTGTATTGTGCATCATTTGTTGAGAATACTCACATTCGGGTTTACGCCCTCACTGAATCGTGTGATCAGTTCGAGTGGATATTAAAGAACGACTATGACCTTAAGCCTGTGCAAATGTTTGATGGCCAAGTTAATGGACCCTGGATCTTAGAAGACATTAACTATGAAAAATTTCGTTCTCATCTACCAAATATCAACAAGGAAGAAGTAATTCAAGAGAAATTTGAGTGGAACTCTGATGATGACGATTTCCATGAGAACCTAGACATTGTTGAAGTGCAACATCGTCCATATTTTGAGATTGAGGTACTTGGATTTCACCCATACAAAGAGATTCTCTTTTTGAGTAGGTCAGAGGACTGTAAATTGAATGCAATGGCGTTTGCCTATCATTTGAATAGCTTCAAGGTTGAAAATTTAGGTAGCATATACCCGACAGGTCATGACTATTTCAGCTGCAGCATTCCTAATGAATCTCATGAGATTGATTCTTTTCCATACACACCATGTTGGATCGAAGAGACCCCAGAAAGAGTGAATTAA